The region CGGTGTCTTCCGACAGCCGACTGCTTCAGCGCGACAACGTGATCGTGAGCCCCCACATCGCGGGCGTGACCGAGGAGACGACCCGCGGCACCGCCATGCTGGTGGCCGCCGAGATGCTGCGCGTGCTGCGCGGGGAGAAGCCGCAGGTGCTCGGCAACCCCGATCTGTGGCCCAAGCTCGGCCACTTGAAGTAGACTCGTACTGGGCCAATTTGCTTCGCCATACTTCGTTCTCAGTCGGCGGCAGCCCTCAACGTACGAACAAGTACGCCTCAGGCTGCCGCCTCCTTCGGGCCTCGTCTGGCTCGCAACTTGGCCCAGTACAGACCCGAGAGCATAGGTAGAACGGAGGGCCTGATGCCTATCGATGCGCGCCACCCGAGAGAGATCCGAGCCGACATCCGAAGCGGCAAGTTTGCCGGCATCACGGCCGGCTTCGGCCCCGGCTTCGTTCAGGCCAATATGGCCGTGCTGCCCCGGGACGACGCCTACGACTTTCTCCTCTTCTGCCAGCGCAACCCGCGTCCGTGTCCGCTCATCGAGGTGACGGATGTGGGCTCGCCCGAGCCAGTCGGCGCGGCGCCGGGCGCCGATCTCAGGACCGACCTGCCGCGCTACCGGATCTACAAGGACGGCGTCCTTGCCGACGAGGTGACGGACGTCAAGGCGTTCTGGCGCGATGACCTGGTCGCCTTCCTGCTGGGCTGCTCCTTCACCTTCGAGTGGGCGCTCATGGACGCGGGCATTCCCCTCCGTCATGTCGAGCGCGGGTGCAATGTCTCGATGTGGAAGACCAGCATCGCCTGCCGGCCCGCCGGCCGCTTCCACGGCCCCATGGTGGTCTCGATGCGACCCATCCCGCACGAGATGGTGGCCAAGGCGGTCACAGCCTCTGCGCGCTTCCCCGGGGCGCACGGCGCCCCCATCCACGTGGGCGACCCCGCCGCCATCGGCATCACTGATGTGACCAAGCCCGATTGGGGCGATGCCGTCGAGATCAAGCGGGGAGAAGTTCCCATGTTCTGGGCCTGCGGCGTCACGCCGCAGGCAGTGGCCCTGGCCTCGAAGCCCGCCTTCATGATCACCCACAGCCCCGGGCACATGTTCATCACCGACATCCCCAACAGCTCGCTGGCCGCCTTCTAAGCTGGATTATTCATGAAGGAGATTCTCTCGTCGTACGGCCCCCCTGACCGACTCAGCCCTCGCCTCGCGGCGGCGCCGCTCAGCTCGAACTGCGGCCCTCTCCCCCGCCGCGGGGGAGAGGGATGAGAACACTCTCGCCACGCCGCTCTCTCCATTCTCATCCCTCTCCCCCAGTGGGGGAGAGGGCAGGGTGAGGGGGTCAGGTGTTCGCGCAGAATCCAGGCTAACTGGTGGGGATCTACGCCGAACCCCGCTTCCTTCCGTGCGGGGATCTCGCGCTGTCGGTGGAGTTCGCGGATGAGATCAGCCACGAGGCCAATGCCCGGACCCTCGCGCTCGAATACCTGATCCAGCAGAAGGCGCTTTCCGGGGTCACCGAGACCGTCCCGACGTTCCGCTCGCTCCTCGTCTACTACGATCCGCTGGTCGTGGGCTGGGACGATCTCGTGGCATCGCTCCGCGCGCTCTGCCGTCAGGCGCGCCCCGACGTGCTGCCCCCCGCGCGGACTGTCGAGCTGCCGTGCTGCTATGGCGGCGAGCTCGGCTTCGATCTCGAGGCGGTGGCCAAGCAGGTCGGTCTGCCGCCGGATGACGTGGCGCGACTCCACGCCTCCGCCGACTACTACGTCTACTTCGTCGGCTTCACGCCGGGGCTGCCCTACATGACCGGCATGTCGGAGCGTCTGAACATCCCGCGTCTCGCCCAGCCGCGCGTCAAGACGCCGCCGGGGAGCGTCAGCATCGGCGGCGTGCAGTGCTGCATCTATTCCGTGGAGAGCCCCGGCGGCTTCTGGGTGCTCGGTCGCACGCCGGTGCGCCTGTATGACCCCTCCTCCACCGACCCCATCCTCCTACGCGCGGGAGATCACGTTCGCTTCCGGATGATCGATCGTGCCGAGTACGATTCCATCGAGACGGCCGCGGCCGAGGGGCGCTATCGCCCGCGCATCGAGCGGCCCTGATGCCGACCCTCCTCGTCCAGGACGCGGGCCCTCAGACCACGGTGCAGGACCTCGGCCGTCGTGGATCGCTGCGCGTCGGCATCCCGCCATCGGGTCCCGTGGACCGCGAGGCCTTCGTGCTCGCGAACCGCCTCGTCGGCAATGCCGATGACGCCGCGGGGCTCGAGTGCACCCTCATGGGCCCGCGGCTCGAGTTCGCCGACGAGCGATGGGTGGCCGTCACGGGCGCCGTCATGGCCGCTACCCTCAACGGGTTGGCCATGCCGCGCTGGGCCGCCTTCGAGGTGGAAGCGGGGGACGTGCTGCGGCTGGGCCCCGCCGCCTCGGGCGTGCGCGCGTACATCGCCGTCTCGGGCGGTCTCGATACGCCGCCGGCCCTCGGCTCCCGCGCGACCTATCTGCGCGGGCAGATGGGCGGCTGGCGGGGGCGCGCGCTCCGCAAGGGCGACGAGCTGCCCCTGGGTCCTCACTCGGGCGGGGCGCCCGTCGAGGTGCGCGCCTCCCTCATCCCCGACTACACGCGGGAGCCGATGGTGCGTGTCGTGCTGGGGCCTCAGGACGACCGCTTCACGAAGCGCGGCATCGCGGCCCTCTTCGAGGCGCCGTACGAGATGACCCCGCACAGCGACCGCATGGGGGCGCGCCTCCGCGGCGCCCGCATCGAGCACACGCGCGGCCACGACATCATCTCGGACGGCGTGGCCCTGGGGGGCATCCAGGTGGTGGGCGATGGCCAGCCCATCGTGCTGCTCGTGGACCGGCAATCGACGGGTGGCTATACGAAGATCGGCACGGTATGCTCGTTCGACATCGGGAGGGTGGGGCAGGTCAAGCCCGGCCAGCGGCTGTCATTCAAGCGGGTGACGGTCGGCGAGGCCCATGAGCTCCTGCGCGCGTACCGGCGCGAGCTCGACGACGCGATCGCATTTCCCACGGGGTAGACGGATCGCTGAGCCGGAGAATCCAGGAAGGAGTCACGACATGACGCTCGAGACCATCGTCAACGACTACAAGGCCAAGACCTCACGCTCACGGCAGATGTACGAGGAGGCGCTCCGGGTCATGCCGGGCGGCAACAGCCGCACCACAACCTTCTTCGATCCATACCCCTTCTACATCACCCGCGGTCAGGGCGCCCGCATCTGGGACGCCGACGGGACCGAGCGTCTCGACTTCAACGGCAACTACACGAGCCCGATCCTCGGCCACGCGCATCCCTCCGTGGTCGAGGCCATCACCGAGCAGGCCACCCGCGGCATGTCCTTCCCGGGGCCGAGCGAGCACGAGGTCAAGCTCGCGGGGGTCTTGACCACGCGGATTCCGAGCATGGAAGTGGTGCGCTTCACCAACTCCGGCACCGAGGCGACCATGAACGCGGTGCGGGCCGCGCGCGCCTTCACGGGACGGAGCAAGATCGCCAAGTTCGAGGGCGCCTATCACGGCACCCACGACTGGGTGCTCGTCAGCGTCTCTCCCGACGTGGAGAAGGCCGGCTCTCGCAAACGTCCCAAGTCCCTGGCCTACTCAGCGGGCGTCCCCGACACCGTCCTCAAGCACACCATCGTCCTGCCGTGGAACGATGCCGAGGCGTGCGTCAAGATCCTGGAGAAGCACGGAGGCGACATCGCCGGGCTCATCGTAGACCCGCTTCTCGCCAATGCGGGCATGCTGGTGCCCCAGCCGGGCTTCCTCGAGCGCCTGCGCGAGGTGACGGAGAGGCTGGGCATTGTCCTCATCTTCGACGAGGTCATCTCATTTCGCGTTGGGCAAGGCGGCGCCCAGGCCCGCTTCGGCGTCCGGCCGGATCTGACCACCCTCGGCAAGATCATCGGCGGCGGGCTCGCCGTGGGCGCCTTCGGTGGCCGCGCGGAGGTGATGAACTACTACGATCCGCGCGGGGGCAAGGGGCGCATCAGCCACGGCGGCACCTTCAACGCCAACGCCGTGACCATGGCGGGCGGGCTCGCCACCATGCAGGAGCTGACGTCCGAGGCCTATGCCAAGCTCGAAGCCTTGGGTGAGCGGCTTCGCGCCGGCGTCAAGCGGGCTCTGGCGAAGGCGAAGCAGCCCGCGCAGGTGACGGGCCTGGGCTCGCTCTTCTGGATTCACTGGACCAAGAAGCGGCTCAGCGATTATCGCTCGAGCCGGCCCGCGGATGCCGAGCGCCCGCTCCGGACCTTCATGGGACTTCTGAACGAGGGTGTCGTCCTGTCGCAGCGGGGTCTCGGCTGCTGCTCCCTCGCCATGACGGAGGCGGACGTGGACCAGTTCGTCGCGGCTTTCGAGCGCGTCATCAGCAAGGAGTGATCAGAGGAGTGCCCGAACGCATTGCTTCCTAACCGGGACTATTCGGGAGACAACGCCACCCTGGTCTATTCAGCCCTCGCCTCAGGGCTGCGCCCTTCAGCTCGAACTGCCGCCCTCTCCCTCGGAGAGGGAGAGGGATTCATTTTGATCCCTCGCCCCCAGAGGGGGAGAGGGCAGGGTGAGGGGGAGGCCGGAATGCGGTAGGTGCGCTCGCGAATAGTTCGGGCTAATGGGCCGGCC is a window of Candidatus Methylomirabilota bacterium DNA encoding:
- a CDS encoding biotin-dependent carboxyltransferase family protein, with amino-acid sequence MPTLLVQDAGPQTTVQDLGRRGSLRVGIPPSGPVDREAFVLANRLVGNADDAAGLECTLMGPRLEFADERWVAVTGAVMAATLNGLAMPRWAAFEVEAGDVLRLGPAASGVRAYIAVSGGLDTPPALGSRATYLRGQMGGWRGRALRKGDELPLGPHSGGAPVEVRASLIPDYTREPMVRVVLGPQDDRFTKRGIAALFEAPYEMTPHSDRMGARLRGARIEHTRGHDIISDGVALGGIQVVGDGQPIVLLVDRQSTGGYTKIGTVCSFDIGRVGQVKPGQRLSFKRVTVGEAHELLRAYRRELDDAIAFPTG
- the pxpB gene encoding 5-oxoprolinase subunit PxpB: MGIYAEPRFLPCGDLALSVEFADEISHEANARTLALEYLIQQKALSGVTETVPTFRSLLVYYDPLVVGWDDLVASLRALCRQARPDVLPPARTVELPCCYGGELGFDLEAVAKQVGLPPDDVARLHASADYYVYFVGFTPGLPYMTGMSERLNIPRLAQPRVKTPPGSVSIGGVQCCIYSVESPGGFWVLGRTPVRLYDPSSTDPILLRAGDHVRFRMIDRAEYDSIETAAAEGRYRPRIERP
- a CDS encoding putative hydro-lyase, which translates into the protein MPIDARHPREIRADIRSGKFAGITAGFGPGFVQANMAVLPRDDAYDFLLFCQRNPRPCPLIEVTDVGSPEPVGAAPGADLRTDLPRYRIYKDGVLADEVTDVKAFWRDDLVAFLLGCSFTFEWALMDAGIPLRHVERGCNVSMWKTSIACRPAGRFHGPMVVSMRPIPHEMVAKAVTASARFPGAHGAPIHVGDPAAIGITDVTKPDWGDAVEIKRGEVPMFWACGVTPQAVALASKPAFMITHSPGHMFITDIPNSSLAAF
- a CDS encoding aspartate aminotransferase family protein, whose amino-acid sequence is MTLETIVNDYKAKTSRSRQMYEEALRVMPGGNSRTTTFFDPYPFYITRGQGARIWDADGTERLDFNGNYTSPILGHAHPSVVEAITEQATRGMSFPGPSEHEVKLAGVLTTRIPSMEVVRFTNSGTEATMNAVRAARAFTGRSKIAKFEGAYHGTHDWVLVSVSPDVEKAGSRKRPKSLAYSAGVPDTVLKHTIVLPWNDAEACVKILEKHGGDIAGLIVDPLLANAGMLVPQPGFLERLREVTERLGIVLIFDEVISFRVGQGGAQARFGVRPDLTTLGKIIGGGLAVGAFGGRAEVMNYYDPRGGKGRISHGGTFNANAVTMAGGLATMQELTSEAYAKLEALGERLRAGVKRALAKAKQPAQVTGLGSLFWIHWTKKRLSDYRSSRPADAERPLRTFMGLLNEGVVLSQRGLGCCSLAMTEADVDQFVAAFERVISKE